From the genome of Solanum pennellii chromosome 6, SPENNV200:
TGGAGCCAGGCTTTGCAAATGCAGTAACTAGACTGCACAATCTAGTTGGTAATGCACAGACTAGAAACTATCACATTGTAGTTGGAACGGGATCTACACAACTGTTTCAGGCTGCGCTATACGCTCTCTCTCCATCCAATGCACCAGAGCCAATGAGTATTGTATCTGCTGCCCCATTTTACTCTGTAAGTAATGCAGATTATGATTATTGGGTTTCTTAAGTGAATCTCATCACATGTAATTCATTGCATACTGGCTTTGCATACAGCTGACAGGGACGGATCTAGAGGTCTGGTTACATGTTAAGGAATCTTCTAAATAactatactttttttattatgaacTCATTTATAATTACAGATTAACTTAAGGTCGTTGTGAAcccataaaatttaaatcttgaatcCGTCTCTGATAACTGATTAgccaaataacaaaaatttagtCTGGTTGTGCTTTAATAATAGCAGGACAGCCAGCATTTGGCAAAGTTCTAAATAGATTTGTAAATACTATAATCTATACCAAGTCAACCCTAGTTTTCaccaatatgaatatattatatttcagATTTGCAGAGGTTCATGTTTCTGCTCTAAATTTCTCCACTTTCACTATAGTTTTCTGCAGAAGCAACTGTACagaacatattttttaaaattttcagattGCTTTGTCTGCTCATTTACTCCTTCAACCAGTCAAacaaatcttttaaattttgaagtttcttgtatttaatatttctcCTACAAGTTGTCATAATCTTTGCTGTCACTATTCCCTTTGCTTCCATTATCTTTAATTACAATCATATGCTTCAGCAAGATTTTTCTTGTTTCAAGTAAAATCGGCATCTGCCTCCTCTTTTATTTTCTGTTCCTTATTTCATACATGTCTATGATCACCTGTTCGCGTTGCAAGCTTAGGAAGCAACCAGACAGGTATCTTTTCATGTAAGGGGCCGAATCTTACCTGGATACACAACTCTATCATTCAATCGACTTAACTAACAATATGTACTCTAGTCCTTCCATTTGAAGCATATATCATGTTAATTAAGATGAATTCTTTAAGGAACCTTAGTATTGTAGCTAACAATTCAAACTTTTCAATTCTTGCAGTCATATCCACTGATCGTTGACTGCTTAAAATCTGGTCTCTACAAGTGGAGAGGTGATGCCTCTAAGTTTAACAAAGATGATCCCTATATTGAGCTTGTGACTTCTCCAAATAATCCTGACGGATCAATCAGGCAAGCTATAGTCAATGGAAGTGGAGGAATACTGGTGCATGACCTAGCTTACTATTGGCCCCAGTATACTCCGATTTCATTTCAGGCAGACAATGACATTATGTTGTTCACAGTTTCCAAATGCACTGGACATGCTGGGATACGTATAGGGTATGTAACCGATTCCTATTTTATATGACACTATCTCTTTTTGTATGCTTCAGCTTGTATACCTTCTACTTTATCCTTGAGGACATGATCTTATAGCTTATAAAAAATgccatgacatgtttaagaccacaagttCTACATGTGTCAAaagtctttctttctttcatgaACTCCATACCTAGTCAAACACTTACGGAGGAAGTAATATTTAAGAACTTAAGTGAGTCCATTCCATCTAAACTACTTTCACAATACTCTAGAATTTTCATTTCGCGAGTAAGAATTTCAGCAGAAACCAAATAAACAGACAAATTTCATGTAGTTTTTTGAGTTGATGCACATTTTGTTTTTTACTCTTCCTCTTTGGATTATTATATATCAGTGCCCCACAATAAAGACATTCTCGTGTTCTGTTGCATTAATTAACTATGACTAAACTGGTACTTGGTTAACGACATGGTTGCATATTTTGATGGAAATATACTCATCAAAACTGTAGATGGGCTCTAGTGAAAGATAAAGAAGTTGCCAAGAAGATGACTAAATTTATAGAGATCAGCAGCATTGGTGTCTCTAAAGATTCACAGCTCCGAGCTGCTAAAATCCTTGATGTTATTGCTGACACCTACGAGCACACAGAGAAATTTGACAAGTCTACACTCTTCTTCCATTATGTCTACAATGAAATGGCAAAGCGATGGAGACAATTGAGATCAGCAGTCAGCAAAGGCCAAACTTTTAGTTTACCTGACTTTCCTGTCGAAAAATGTAACTTCAGTGGTCAGAGATTTGGAACACAGCCtggtaattttattttacttattgagatttatctattttttcGACAGTTTTTTTATTCAACTATGAAGcaaaacaacttttcttttcctcttttcaGCTTTTGCATGGCTAAAATGCGAGAAGTCCATAGATGACTGTGAAAAATTCCTGAAGAAGCACAAGATTTTTACCAGGAGTGGGACACATTTTGGTTCAAGCGAGAACTACGTGAGGATCAGTTTGATAAGCCATAAGGAAGAGTATGATGAATTTATTCGAAGGTTGTATCTGCTCAGTTCTATGGACAATCCATGAATAGAGTTTAAGTCTTTTTTGTAGACAGAGATATTCTGTAAGACTAAATGGTGCAGAAGGATGTATacaaaaatgtatatatttgtttttgtgaACTTATTGACTCTATGCAAATACATCCTCATTATCGAGATAAGATTCGTGTGCTGTTCTTGCTACATCTTAAACCATTTTGAGGAGAAAGAACAGTGAAAGAGACCTTAAGAGCAGATATCACTAAAACTACATAGCTGCAGCCTGCATTGCTCAATGTGGATTGTTGGAggtatatatttactttttccGAGATGAAAGTATACGAAGAAACACAAAAGTGGAATATTACCAAAAATAGCGTAGATTTCAGCAGTACACATGGTGCAGTGCCACAAAGATAGTCCTGCTCATATAAGCCTTAGTTCATATTCACCAGCCATTGTTATGTACCTCACCCATGGAAGAGCTTGATATCCACTTTTTTCAATGATTTTGAGATAACGAACCTGCTCAAACTCAAAACGTTGACATGGAGTACTTCATATAAGAGTTGAAACCGGAAGTGCAATGGAACATTTTGTCCACAAGGTTAAGATAAATTTACCTGAATTCCTGAGACTGTAAAATATGGTATCTCAAACTTAACGCGAATTGGAGCTTTTCTATCAGGAGGTGTATCTTCAGATATTACACTTGGAAGTCTAAACTCTGCCCTCAGCATATAATCCTGTGCATTAGTTAAATTGTGACTGATAAAACCAGTAAACAGTCAAATGGATACATTACACGCATCATTTTGCTGAATCTCTACCTTGTTACCCGGAAATGACTTGATTTTCCATACCACTGCATCTCTCTCAGGAGCATATGTAGCATAACCCATCGATGTTCGTATGATGGGACTCATTGCATCAGATGGTACAGGCAACTCGATTTCAACATTCGTAGCAGTGCTGCCATATACATTAGCCAGTTCAGTTGAAATATTTCCTTGAGAAAACTTACAACTAGTCTGATATCTGATCACAATAGATAAGAATACTACCTTCGCTCTTTAAATTGGCTTCTGGCCTTGACAGACATCTCAACGCGGCTTCTTGAATGCCTTTCAACTTGAGCTTCCACCCAAATCAGTGGCTTCACCTGAATCCATTAATAGTAAAGTTATGAACTTTTTAGTCCGCCTCAAGtaatgaagaagaatgatatAGTCAGCACACTTTACATTGCAATGAGAATATAGTAACAGAGATAATGAAATTGACCTGAGTACTGAGTCTATAAGTCATCAGATCAAATGATCCATCAGGAGGTATAAATGATATTGTGCGATCATTTTCAAACCTAGCCAGACGCACACACCTGAGTTTACACGTTAAATGGTTTAGACAGAAGAAGTTTATTATCTGAAAGTACAGTAAGTTCGGGTCAAGGATGGTATACGCGATTCATTTACTGAATTTTACAGCATATTGAGGAAGCAGTCACTTGATTAACAGACTAGCTTTCTGACATATTTACTAGAAATGCTTACTGGTGAAACTTGATATCATCCAAATCAATGGATTTGCCTTTGGTAGGTCGACCTTGAGCCTCCAATAGTACTTTGTCGTTAAGCCCGAGCTTGCACTCAGGCATGCCACTGCAAGAGATAAAAACATGTTCCATCATAGCAAAACAAGATCATTGCAATGAGTAGAGCCCCTCACGGTGATCAACGAGGAAACGTAGGAATGAAATAAGATCAACTATGGGAAAACTCTAGTGTATGTTCATCTAAACAGAACAGACTACTCAACAAATTATCTGTTGAAGATGATAACAGACGACCAAGTACCTCAAATAAGCTCTCATCTTCAACGCCCCATTAACTTCAGAACGTATCAATTGTCCGTTGCTATTGACAAGGAGATTAACATGTTCAACCACATCCAAATAAACCTGATTGAAGACAAAGAAAGCGCGATTATTAAACCAGAAGCAAAAACTAACAGCAAAAGTAGAAAGAGTAAAGCTGAAAACCTCAAGGCCATACTTCATTATTCTTATAATATACACCCTCACTACGCCATGAAACTGCATTTGTCACAGCCATTGGTGGGTGCTGGTTGACTTCCATTCTATATGCATCCGTCTTGATAAACTCACTAAGAATCTTAGCTTCCGTATATTGAGGATAACCAAAGTCCATCATTTCATCAAGCAATTCATACTGACATAATGTCATTTTGAGAATCCATAAGTTACTACTTCCCATAATCAAAAAAGACTAAAACGCGTTCCTTATACTCACCACAACAACAAAGTTATCTCGTAGAGACTCCTCTTCTAGTTCTTCAAAATAATGCTTAAAAACCTTCAAAAAAAGTTAGACAGTAACTTCATATCAATCACTGTTAAAAGTAATTTAAGTTAAATGGACTAACTTACATCAACTACACGATGTAGAAAGAAAAGGAGGCTAGCAGCATTTGAATTCTGCTTTGATGCTGCCATCAGGTAAATGTTCTTGTGCTGTATAAACATGTAGTTCACGCCATTTTCGTGGCATATTGGTCCATCAGATTCTAAATCATCCTATTGAACACAATTAATAGCCTATGAATAAGCAATCGTCAAGATTGAGGATCAATAACCATAAAAAGTTGTTCAAATAGGAATTTTAAGTCCAACTCAGACACAATGTATTACATCATCAAAATGGTTATAATAACAATTGGAACGATACAAAGAAGAACAACATACCTCTTTTTCAAGGTGCTTAGTAAAGAATTTTTCGACTTGTTGAGCTGAAACATCGCCTCTATAGTCACGACTTATGAGGCATCTCCCTTTCATATCAAGAAGAAACAGCGCGGAGATGGCACCCGCCATTGATCTCCACCTGATTAGAACACaaatcaaagagaaaaaaaaaacagagataCTACGTAATAAATTGAACACAAAATAATCATGCAAATGTtatatgaacaaaaaaaaacagagtTAATTTACGTatagaataatttttaatttcccTATATGTCTAAAATGAAAAAGCTTAGAGATCTGGTAATTCAGTTTCATTTGTGTAACGTTTTGAGATGGAACCGGATGATAAAGCACGTGTTTTTATACGACTATCACTataagaaatttttatattattgagATCCATCACCTTTACCTGTTGTTGTAcgtaagtaaataaatattatttggaaaaatatGAAAGTGATTTTTAGTCTATATGATCAATGAAGTTTTAATATATCATACATTTTTAACAGGCTAACACTTTTTTTCTtcgttttaaatttatatggaaatattgaatttgttataaaaaatttagaaaaaaatattatataccaACTACAAATGAGataagaaaaaacaatatttaaCTCTAATATAACTTATATATTCTAATTCGGATTAATGTAATTGGTGGCAAACTGTTCTTTTATGGCACGACGTATgtctttttaaaagttatttaatgcaaattttatatatatatattttcaaattcattaattatccaaattttaatgttttttttctgCTACGTCAAGATGAGTAAAAGTGGTGTTGCCATATTatatagtaatagtaataacgATTCTCTGcaaaaagtattaaaaagtGTAGTCTGTTAGTGATCCAAGAATATGTCATAAAATTCGATTTATAAATGACATCATTCACTATTCCTACACAGTTTCATACGTAAAAGGTAAAACTGTCATTTGTAAACAAATAATTCTTCAACACTATACCTATAAATAGTGATTTTAACAGAATAACAATGATCGAAAAGCGTAAAATTATATGGTAATTGATGATGATAGTGTATCTAATCGTGATAGACATTTCAATATTAATAAATGGAGAGGCAAGTTATGATGACTGACatctaaatgataaaataaaattcgatatatatatataataatataaataaatttaatcgTCAAGATcaacatttaaaaattgaataatccaccactaattttaatttaataaacatCACGCCCTTTATACAGTATATATAAAAAGCACTCACTTAGGCAAATGTTAacgttattttatattttatatcatatcatatatatgcaCCACTATTATTTTCACTATCTTTTTGGTCTTCTCTCTTCCACTTTTAATTTATTCCCCTCCACTTTtggttttaacttttatatttttttaaaaaaaagggctTAGAAAAATCACTCCTAGTTATAAAAGAATTTACTCTTAAAAGAGTAAATAACtagcaatatatatattacataaaatgtttttataatCAATACATGTAACTTAGATAGTTCATTAATTTTTGTGTTCCTTATAAGCCTAGATAGATATGGTTGACCTCTCCTTATGAGTAGGAAAAGAATAATTGTTCTCAAGCCTGTCAAGAGC
Proteins encoded in this window:
- the LOC107021555 gene encoding tryptophan aminotransferase-related protein 2-like isoform X2 — its product is MLFFVADNISGDPTMYEVYWKQMGDKTTLVLSGWQSISYFSDTKNHCWFLEPGFANAVTRLHNLVGNAQTRNYHIVVGTGSTQLFQAALYALSPSNAPEPMSIVSAAPFYSSYPLIVDCLKSGLYKWRGDASKFNKDDPYIELVTSPNNPDGSIRQAIVNGSGGILVHDLAYYWPQYTPISFQADNDIMLFTVSKCTGHAGIRIGWALVKDKEVAKKMTKFIEISSIGVSKDSQLRAAKILDVIADTYEHTEKFDKSTLFFHYVYNEMAKRWRQLRSAVSKGQTFSLPDFPVEKCNFSGQRFGTQPAFAWLKCEKSIDDCEKFLKKHKIFTRSGTHFGSSENYVRISLISHKEEYDEFIRRLYLLSSMDNP
- the LOC107021555 gene encoding tryptophan aminotransferase-related protein 2-like isoform X1; amino-acid sequence: MGFSLMRNQKIMPTIKHLLIISIAINAGLLLKLLHHEHEWAGIPGPDTNRNNDVSLVKDVLRKAKPATDQYINLDHGDPTMYEVYWKQMGDKTTLVLSGWQSISYFSDTKNHCWFLEPGFANAVTRLHNLVGNAQTRNYHIVVGTGSTQLFQAALYALSPSNAPEPMSIVSAAPFYSSYPLIVDCLKSGLYKWRGDASKFNKDDPYIELVTSPNNPDGSIRQAIVNGSGGILVHDLAYYWPQYTPISFQADNDIMLFTVSKCTGHAGIRIGWALVKDKEVAKKMTKFIEISSIGVSKDSQLRAAKILDVIADTYEHTEKFDKSTLFFHYVYNEMAKRWRQLRSAVSKGQTFSLPDFPVEKCNFSGQRFGTQPAFAWLKCEKSIDDCEKFLKKHKIFTRSGTHFGSSENYVRISLISHKEEYDEFIRRLYLLSSMDNP
- the LOC107021556 gene encoding AP-1 complex subunit mu-2-like, which codes for MAGAISALFLLDMKGRCLISRDYRGDVSAQQVEKFFTKHLEKEDDLESDGPICHENGVNYMFIQHKNIYLMAASKQNSNAASLLFFLHRVVDVFKHYFEELEEESLRDNFVVVYELLDEMMDFGYPQYTEAKILSEFIKTDAYRMEVNQHPPMAVTNAVSWRSEGVYYKNNEVYLDVVEHVNLLVNSNGQLIRSEVNGALKMRAYLSGMPECKLGLNDKVLLEAQGRPTKGKSIDLDDIKFHQCVRLARFENDRTISFIPPDGSFDLMTYRLSTQVKPLIWVEAQVERHSRSRVEMSVKARSQFKERSTATNVEIELPVPSDAMSPIIRTSMGYATYAPERDAVVWKIKSFPGNKDYMLRAEFRLPSVISEDTPPDRKAPIRVKFEIPYFTVSGIQVRYLKIIEKSGYQALPWVRYITMAGEYELRLI